In Candidatus Eremiobacterota bacterium, a genomic segment contains:
- a CDS encoding TetR/AcrR family transcriptional regulator, translating into MSDARHDTEQAFLDAAERLLIQCGYAEITTRKLAAEAGANHGLVHYYFGSMEELFVQVLERFTERITARQRSMYGVEKPFIEKWRTAIRYIDEDLASGYPKVWFELEAMAWNRPEFRERIAHIHDTWHVVLGEAIDRAMADYGLDRRRFPAEALTTLVRTFNLGVLLERLIDVDRGHESMFRMIDRWLASLEKRRE; encoded by the coding sequence ATTTCCGACGCGCGGCACGACACCGAACAGGCGTTCCTCGACGCGGCAGAACGCCTGCTGATTCAATGCGGCTACGCCGAGATCACGACGCGCAAGCTGGCCGCCGAGGCCGGGGCCAACCATGGTCTGGTGCACTATTATTTCGGCTCGATGGAGGAGTTGTTCGTGCAGGTCCTCGAGCGGTTCACCGAGCGCATTACCGCGCGGCAGCGCTCGATGTACGGCGTCGAGAAACCGTTCATCGAGAAGTGGCGCACCGCGATCCGCTACATCGACGAAGACCTTGCTTCCGGCTACCCGAAGGTGTGGTTCGAGCTTGAGGCGATGGCCTGGAACCGGCCCGAATTTCGCGAGCGCATCGCCCACATTCACGACACCTGGCACGTCGTGCTCGGGGAAGCAATCGATCGAGCGATGGCGGACTACGGCCTCGATCGCCGGCGCTTCCCCGCCGAAGCGCTCACTACGCTGGTGCGGACCTTCAACCTCGGCGTTCTGCTCGAACGGCTGATCGACGTCGACCGCGGACATGAGTCGATGTTCCGCATGATCGACCGCTGGCTGGCGTCGCTCGAGAA